A genomic segment from Zerene cesonia ecotype Mississippi chromosome 7, Zerene_cesonia_1.1, whole genome shotgun sequence encodes:
- the LOC119840748 gene encoding F-actin-uncapping protein LRRC16A-like isoform X3: MTLKKIAKMSTKSQISSELNDSISNVLGKNVKILYKSLIRMESRGDKVDNRVLVVTSYRIFITTTKIPTRIDNGFHLMEIEALESKKANHLSITLIHEHKPVSILIGEEGSPEGVINAIHALTAAFDDLFPNVAMEDIISKVNLPFPLQAVCGTRKHSTCGDFSNQYAAMCDLCQTPFRAEVAWDIDTIYLAHDIRLLHLKDFDHLDQRDLIPLLIALQHNTWFTGVCGDGVRVGSEAWEALSRVLRCAAPPPQQLSWRGASLRHDHAARLGHALARARTPPAMHTIDLSQNHIEDKGAISVLTGLANNPDGIRHIALSQCGLTGKTVSHLASLLNDNLCHLNTLTHLDLSHNNLKDDVHHLYNFLAQPNVLTHLNLINTETTLENMWGALLRGCAARLSALYVGRNPWAIGRRPRDPPPSFRQFFTACLALTDLDFSYCKMPPDALKSLLLGLACNESAAGVKLNASGALASSQAAHVLESCIHGVRCLQSLDLSDNSMEFELSGIVRAVGKNHSITHLSLSKLTGKRSYAPPLIQALVHVLQEPDTALTSLDLSDCKLKGDLYGLLNALGGARRLRTLDVCGNLAGDAGARLLAKALQCNCTLHTLYIDRNAFSLQGLTDIATALRRSVSVRRVEFPASDAAAGGRGASERVAALWRDLHERLASNSAASQTHRLRALALERAWGGGEAGAALAAQAAGALPPAPLPQALERAAAAAHHLLHQYLQRCGEVFAAMGGTNAAGELVPLQAVRDALAPSSNTLQDLLNEAVESMALAACESVESADSEHAINTDPDIPDLLTPISHSGKLDYLNLATPLGGRRRERGGRRVRPKSVAEQQCSSNEMLSLPPLHAEAADALADLPAHKLRHLVKGRPRRVKTRAPSRPITDQSQDIDEGLEEFWRTCRTPPGSEEASSLSARTALTSRSLHSLSSLASASPASPASPSPLRHSPTLRRDDTMYSVTSGESTPVLLECEVSRCKSSDNVGTKASSSTPPPSRSSDNVNAMGNGCARAAGKARPWSVAGVNADNASCTTGSMLRDHPLTPDGGEA; the protein is encoded by the exons ATGACATTGAAGAAGATTGCTAAAATGTCAACAAAATCACAAATATCCTCAGAATTaaatg ACAGCATTAGTAATGTCCTAGggaaaaatgtgaaaatattatataaatcctTAATTCGCATGGAATCGAGAGGAGACAAAGTGGATAATCGAGTTTTA gTTGTTACAtcatatagaatatttataacaacaacaaaaatccCAACAAGG ATTGACAATGGATTTCACTTGATGGAAATAGAGGCTCTGGAGAGCAAAAAGGCAAATCATCTATCAATAACACTCATTCATGAACATAAGCCTGTATCTATTCTTATTG GTGAAGAAGGATCGCCGGAAGGTGTTATTAATGCAATACACGCGCTAACGGCCGCGTTTGATGACTTATTTCCTAATGTGGCTATGGAGGACATTATATCCAAG gtGAATTTACCATTCCCACTGCAAGCCGTCTGCGGTACGCGAAAGCATTCAACCTGCGGTGACTTTTCTAATCAATATGCAGCAATGTGTGATCTTTGCCAAACACCTTTTAG GGCCGAAGTTGCATGGGACattgatacaatatatttgGCGCACGATATACGATTATTACACCTTAAAGATTTCGACCATTTAGATCAGAG GGATTTAATACCGCTGCTGATAGCGCTGCAACACAACACGTGGTTCACGGGCGTGTGCGGCGACGGCGTACGCGTCGGCAGCGAGGCGTGGGAGGCGCTCTCGCGCGTGCTGCGctgcgccgcgccgccgccgcagcAGCTCAGCTGGCGGGGTGCGTCGCTGCGGCACGACCACGCGGCGCGGCTGGGGCACGCGCTGGCCAGAGCGAGGACGCCGCCTGCGATGCACACCATAGACTTGTCGCAGAACCATATAGAGGATAAGG GAGCCATCAGTGTACTAACGGGCCTAGCAAACAACCCAGATGGCATACGCCACATAGCCCTGTCGCAATGCGGTCTGACCGGGAAGACCGTATCGCACCTCGCCTCCTTGCTCAATGACAATCTGTGCCATCTCAATACCTTGACCCATCTTGATTTATCCCATAATAACCTTAAGGATGACGTACAt cacctgtataattttttagcgCAGCCCAATGTATTGacgcatttaaatttaattaacacggAAACTACGCTAGAAAAT atgtgGGGTGCCCTATTACGTGGATGTGCGGCACGACTTTCAGCGCTGTATGTGGGGCGAAACCCCTGGGCAATAGGGCGAAGGCCTAGAGATCCGCCACCATCATTTCGACAGTTTTTTACTGCGTGTTTGGCTCTTACGGATCTGGATTTCTCATATTGCAAGATGCCGCCTGATGCACTTAA GAGCCTCCTACTGGGTCTGGCGTGCAACGAGAGCGCGGCGGGCGTGAAGCTGAACGCGTCGGGCGCGCTCGCGTCGTCGCAGGCGGCGCACGTGCTCGAGTCGTGCATACACGGCGTGCGCTGCTTGCAGTCGCTCGACCTCTCCGATAATA GTATGGAATTTGAGTTATCTGGAATTGTAAGAGCAGTAGGAAAAAACCATTCCATAACGCATTTATCTTTAAGTAAACTAACAGGAAAGAGATCGTACGCCCCACCGCTAATACAG GCCTTAGTTCATGTTTTACAAGAACCGGACACAGCTTTAACATCTTTGGATCTCAGCGATTGTAAGCTTAAG GGTGATTTATACGGATTATTGAACGCGTTGGGTGGAGCACGACGCTTGCGCACTTTGGACGTGTGCGGCAACCTGGCGGGCGACGCGGGCGCCAGGCTGCTGGCAAAGGCCTTGCAGTGCAACTGCACTCTGCACACCCTGTATATAGATCGGAACGCGTTTAGCTTGCAAG GTCTGACGGACATAGCGACGGCGCTGCGGCGCTCGGTGAGCGTGCGGCGCGTGGAGTTCCCCGCCAGCGacgcggcggcgggcggccGCGGCGCCAGCGAGCGCGTCGCCGCGCTCTGGCGCGACCTGCACGAGCG ACTCGCAAGCAACAGCGCGGCGTCCCAAACGCACCGCTTGCGGGCTCTAGCGCTGGAGCGCGCGTGGGGCGGCGGAGAAGCGGGCGCGGCGCTCGCGGCGCAAGCGGCTGGAGCGctgccgcccgcgccgctgcCGCAGGCGCTGGAGCGCGCTGCAGCCGCTGCACACCACCTCCTGCATCAGTATCTGCAG CGCTGCGGCGAGGTGTTCGCAGCGATGGGCGGTACCAATGCTGCGGGAGAACTAGTGCCTCTTCAAGCTGTACGTGACGCGCTGGCACCCAGCTCCAATACTCTGCAGGACTTGCTCAA TGAGGCGGTAGAAAGTATGGCGCTAGCGGCGTGCGAGAGCGTGGAGAGTGCGGACAGTGAACACGCAATCAATACCGATCCGGACATACCCGATTTGCTCACACCTATCTCGCATTCTggg AAATTggattatttgaatttg GCGACGCCGCTgggcgggcggcggcgcgagcgcggcgggcggcgcgtgCGGCCCAAGTCGGTGGCGGAGCAGCAGTGCAGCAGCAACGAGATGCTGTCGCTGCCGCCGCTGCACGCCGAGGCGGCGGACGCGCTCGCCGACCTGCCCGCGCACAAGCTGCGCCACCTCGTCAAGG GGCGACCACGACGTGTAAAAACGAGAGCGCCGTCACGGCCCATAACGGACCAGTCCCAAGACATCGACGAAG GTCTGGAGGAGTTCTGGCGCACGTGCCGCACGCCGCCCGGCAGCGAGGAGGCGTCGTCGCTGTCGGCGCGCACGGCGCTCACGTCGCGCTCGCTGCACTCGCTGTCGTCGCTCGCGTCCGCTTCGCCCGCCTCGCCCGCCTCGCCCTCGCCGCTGCGCCACTCGCCCACGCTGCGCCGCGACGACACCAT gtACAGTGTAACATCCGGTGAAAGCACGCCAGTGTTATTAGAATGCG AAGTATCTCGCTGCAAGTCTTCCGACAATGTGGGCACCAAAGCTTCGTCGTCTACGCCACCGCCTTCCAGGTCTTCAGATAATGTGAACGCGATgg
- the LOC119840748 gene encoding F-actin-uncapping protein LRRC16A-like isoform X1, whose protein sequence is MTLKKIAKMSTKSQISSELNDSISNVLGKNVKILYKSLIRMESRGDKVDNRVLVVTSYRIFITTTKIPTRIDNGFHLMEIEALESKKANHLSITLIHEHKPVSILIGEEGSPEGVINAIHALTAAFDDLFPNVAMEDIISKVNLPFPLQAVCGTRKHSTCGDFSNQYAAMCDLCQTPFRAEVAWDIDTIYLAHDIRLLHLKDFDHLDQRDLIPLLIALQHNTWFTGVCGDGVRVGSEAWEALSRVLRCAAPPPQQLSWRGASLRHDHAARLGHALARARTPPAMHTIDLSQNHIEDKGAISVLTGLANNPDGIRHIALSQCGLTGKTVSHLASLLNDNLCHLNTLTHLDLSHNNLKDDVHHLYNFLAQPNVLTHLNLINTETTLENMWGALLRGCAARLSALYVGRNPWAIGRRPRDPPPSFRQFFTACLALTDLDFSYCKMPPDALKSLLLGLACNESAAGVKLNASGALASSQAAHVLESCIHGVRCLQSLDLSDNSMEFELSGIVRAVGKNHSITHLSLSKLTGKRSYAPPLIQALVHVLQEPDTALTSLDLSDCKLKGDLYGLLNALGGARRLRTLDVCGNLAGDAGARLLAKALQCNCTLHTLYIDRNAFSLQGLTDIATALRRSVSVRRVEFPASDAAAGGRGASERVAALWRDLHERLASNSAASQTHRLRALALERAWGGGEAGAALAAQAAGALPPAPLPQALERAAAAAHHLLHQYLQRCGEVFAAMGGTNAAGELVPLQAVRDALAPSSNTLQDLLNEAVESMALAACESVESADSEHAINTDPDIPDLLTPISHSGKLDYLNLATPLGGRRRERGGRRVRPKSVAEQQCSSNEMLSLPPLHAEAADALADLPAHKLRHLVKGRPRRVKTRAPSRPITDQSQDIDEGLEEFWRTCRTPPGSEEASSLSARTALTSRSLHSLSSLASASPASPASPSPLRHSPTLRRDDTMYSVTSGESTPVLLECEVSRCKSSDNVGTKASSSTPPPSRSSDNVNAMGNGCARAAGKARPWSVAGVNADNASCTTEGVEACVGGSIVGITPGAALTSSMLRDHPLTPDGGEA, encoded by the exons ATGACATTGAAGAAGATTGCTAAAATGTCAACAAAATCACAAATATCCTCAGAATTaaatg ACAGCATTAGTAATGTCCTAGggaaaaatgtgaaaatattatataaatcctTAATTCGCATGGAATCGAGAGGAGACAAAGTGGATAATCGAGTTTTA gTTGTTACAtcatatagaatatttataacaacaacaaaaatccCAACAAGG ATTGACAATGGATTTCACTTGATGGAAATAGAGGCTCTGGAGAGCAAAAAGGCAAATCATCTATCAATAACACTCATTCATGAACATAAGCCTGTATCTATTCTTATTG GTGAAGAAGGATCGCCGGAAGGTGTTATTAATGCAATACACGCGCTAACGGCCGCGTTTGATGACTTATTTCCTAATGTGGCTATGGAGGACATTATATCCAAG gtGAATTTACCATTCCCACTGCAAGCCGTCTGCGGTACGCGAAAGCATTCAACCTGCGGTGACTTTTCTAATCAATATGCAGCAATGTGTGATCTTTGCCAAACACCTTTTAG GGCCGAAGTTGCATGGGACattgatacaatatatttgGCGCACGATATACGATTATTACACCTTAAAGATTTCGACCATTTAGATCAGAG GGATTTAATACCGCTGCTGATAGCGCTGCAACACAACACGTGGTTCACGGGCGTGTGCGGCGACGGCGTACGCGTCGGCAGCGAGGCGTGGGAGGCGCTCTCGCGCGTGCTGCGctgcgccgcgccgccgccgcagcAGCTCAGCTGGCGGGGTGCGTCGCTGCGGCACGACCACGCGGCGCGGCTGGGGCACGCGCTGGCCAGAGCGAGGACGCCGCCTGCGATGCACACCATAGACTTGTCGCAGAACCATATAGAGGATAAGG GAGCCATCAGTGTACTAACGGGCCTAGCAAACAACCCAGATGGCATACGCCACATAGCCCTGTCGCAATGCGGTCTGACCGGGAAGACCGTATCGCACCTCGCCTCCTTGCTCAATGACAATCTGTGCCATCTCAATACCTTGACCCATCTTGATTTATCCCATAATAACCTTAAGGATGACGTACAt cacctgtataattttttagcgCAGCCCAATGTATTGacgcatttaaatttaattaacacggAAACTACGCTAGAAAAT atgtgGGGTGCCCTATTACGTGGATGTGCGGCACGACTTTCAGCGCTGTATGTGGGGCGAAACCCCTGGGCAATAGGGCGAAGGCCTAGAGATCCGCCACCATCATTTCGACAGTTTTTTACTGCGTGTTTGGCTCTTACGGATCTGGATTTCTCATATTGCAAGATGCCGCCTGATGCACTTAA GAGCCTCCTACTGGGTCTGGCGTGCAACGAGAGCGCGGCGGGCGTGAAGCTGAACGCGTCGGGCGCGCTCGCGTCGTCGCAGGCGGCGCACGTGCTCGAGTCGTGCATACACGGCGTGCGCTGCTTGCAGTCGCTCGACCTCTCCGATAATA GTATGGAATTTGAGTTATCTGGAATTGTAAGAGCAGTAGGAAAAAACCATTCCATAACGCATTTATCTTTAAGTAAACTAACAGGAAAGAGATCGTACGCCCCACCGCTAATACAG GCCTTAGTTCATGTTTTACAAGAACCGGACACAGCTTTAACATCTTTGGATCTCAGCGATTGTAAGCTTAAG GGTGATTTATACGGATTATTGAACGCGTTGGGTGGAGCACGACGCTTGCGCACTTTGGACGTGTGCGGCAACCTGGCGGGCGACGCGGGCGCCAGGCTGCTGGCAAAGGCCTTGCAGTGCAACTGCACTCTGCACACCCTGTATATAGATCGGAACGCGTTTAGCTTGCAAG GTCTGACGGACATAGCGACGGCGCTGCGGCGCTCGGTGAGCGTGCGGCGCGTGGAGTTCCCCGCCAGCGacgcggcggcgggcggccGCGGCGCCAGCGAGCGCGTCGCCGCGCTCTGGCGCGACCTGCACGAGCG ACTCGCAAGCAACAGCGCGGCGTCCCAAACGCACCGCTTGCGGGCTCTAGCGCTGGAGCGCGCGTGGGGCGGCGGAGAAGCGGGCGCGGCGCTCGCGGCGCAAGCGGCTGGAGCGctgccgcccgcgccgctgcCGCAGGCGCTGGAGCGCGCTGCAGCCGCTGCACACCACCTCCTGCATCAGTATCTGCAG CGCTGCGGCGAGGTGTTCGCAGCGATGGGCGGTACCAATGCTGCGGGAGAACTAGTGCCTCTTCAAGCTGTACGTGACGCGCTGGCACCCAGCTCCAATACTCTGCAGGACTTGCTCAA TGAGGCGGTAGAAAGTATGGCGCTAGCGGCGTGCGAGAGCGTGGAGAGTGCGGACAGTGAACACGCAATCAATACCGATCCGGACATACCCGATTTGCTCACACCTATCTCGCATTCTggg AAATTggattatttgaatttg GCGACGCCGCTgggcgggcggcggcgcgagcgcggcgggcggcgcgtgCGGCCCAAGTCGGTGGCGGAGCAGCAGTGCAGCAGCAACGAGATGCTGTCGCTGCCGCCGCTGCACGCCGAGGCGGCGGACGCGCTCGCCGACCTGCCCGCGCACAAGCTGCGCCACCTCGTCAAGG GGCGACCACGACGTGTAAAAACGAGAGCGCCGTCACGGCCCATAACGGACCAGTCCCAAGACATCGACGAAG GTCTGGAGGAGTTCTGGCGCACGTGCCGCACGCCGCCCGGCAGCGAGGAGGCGTCGTCGCTGTCGGCGCGCACGGCGCTCACGTCGCGCTCGCTGCACTCGCTGTCGTCGCTCGCGTCCGCTTCGCCCGCCTCGCCCGCCTCGCCCTCGCCGCTGCGCCACTCGCCCACGCTGCGCCGCGACGACACCAT gtACAGTGTAACATCCGGTGAAAGCACGCCAGTGTTATTAGAATGCG AAGTATCTCGCTGCAAGTCTTCCGACAATGTGGGCACCAAAGCTTCGTCGTCTACGCCACCGCCTTCCAGGTCTTCAGATAATGTGAACGCGATgg
- the LOC119840748 gene encoding F-actin-uncapping protein LRRC16A-like isoform X4, translating to MTLKKIAKMSTKSQISSELNDSISNVLGKNVKILYKSLIRMESRGDKVDNRVLVVTSYRIFITTTKIPTRIDNGFHLMEIEALESKKANHLSITLIHEHKPVSILIGEEGSPEGVINAIHALTAAFDDLFPNVAMEDIISKVNLPFPLQAVCGTRKHSTCGDFSNQYAAMCDLCQTPFRAEVAWDIDTIYLAHDIRLLHLKDFDHLDQRDLIPLLIALQHNTWFTGVCGDGVRVGSEAWEALSRVLRCAAPPPQQLSWRGASLRHDHAARLGHALARARTPPAMHTIDLSQNHIEDKGAISVLTGLANNPDGIRHIALSQCGLTGKTVSHLASLLNDNLCHLNTLTHLDLSHNNLKDDVHHLYNFLAQPNVLTHLNLINTETTLENMWGALLRGCAARLSALYVGRNPWAIGRRPRDPPPSFRQFFTACLALTDLDFSYCKMPPDALKSLLLGLACNESAAGVKLNASGALASSQAAHVLESCIHGVRCLQSLDLSDNSMEFELSGIVRAVGKNHSITHLSLSKLTGKRSYAPPLIQALVHVLQEPDTALTSLDLSDCKLKGDLYGLLNALGGARRLRTLDVCGNLAGDAGARLLAKALQCNCTLHTLYIDRNAFSLQGLTDIATALRRSVSVRRVEFPASDAAAGGRGASERVAALWRDLHERLASNSAASQTHRLRALALERAWGGGEAGAALAAQAAGALPPAPLPQALERAAAAAHHLLHQYLQRCGEVFAAMGGTNAAGELVPLQAVRDALAPSSNTLQDLLNEAVESMALAACESVESADSEHAINTDPDIPDLLTPISHSGKLDYLNLATPLGGRRRERGGRRVRPKSVAEQQCSSNEMLSLPPLHAEAADALADLPAHKLRHLVKGRPRRVKTRAPSRPITDQSQDIDEGLEEFWRTCRTPPGSEEASSLSARTALTSRSLHSLSSLASASPASPASPSPLRHSPTLRRDDTMYSVTSGESTPVLLECEVSRCKSSDNVGTKASSSTPPPSRSSDNVNAMEGVEACVGGSIVGITPGAALTSSMLRDHPLTPDGGEA from the exons ATGACATTGAAGAAGATTGCTAAAATGTCAACAAAATCACAAATATCCTCAGAATTaaatg ACAGCATTAGTAATGTCCTAGggaaaaatgtgaaaatattatataaatcctTAATTCGCATGGAATCGAGAGGAGACAAAGTGGATAATCGAGTTTTA gTTGTTACAtcatatagaatatttataacaacaacaaaaatccCAACAAGG ATTGACAATGGATTTCACTTGATGGAAATAGAGGCTCTGGAGAGCAAAAAGGCAAATCATCTATCAATAACACTCATTCATGAACATAAGCCTGTATCTATTCTTATTG GTGAAGAAGGATCGCCGGAAGGTGTTATTAATGCAATACACGCGCTAACGGCCGCGTTTGATGACTTATTTCCTAATGTGGCTATGGAGGACATTATATCCAAG gtGAATTTACCATTCCCACTGCAAGCCGTCTGCGGTACGCGAAAGCATTCAACCTGCGGTGACTTTTCTAATCAATATGCAGCAATGTGTGATCTTTGCCAAACACCTTTTAG GGCCGAAGTTGCATGGGACattgatacaatatatttgGCGCACGATATACGATTATTACACCTTAAAGATTTCGACCATTTAGATCAGAG GGATTTAATACCGCTGCTGATAGCGCTGCAACACAACACGTGGTTCACGGGCGTGTGCGGCGACGGCGTACGCGTCGGCAGCGAGGCGTGGGAGGCGCTCTCGCGCGTGCTGCGctgcgccgcgccgccgccgcagcAGCTCAGCTGGCGGGGTGCGTCGCTGCGGCACGACCACGCGGCGCGGCTGGGGCACGCGCTGGCCAGAGCGAGGACGCCGCCTGCGATGCACACCATAGACTTGTCGCAGAACCATATAGAGGATAAGG GAGCCATCAGTGTACTAACGGGCCTAGCAAACAACCCAGATGGCATACGCCACATAGCCCTGTCGCAATGCGGTCTGACCGGGAAGACCGTATCGCACCTCGCCTCCTTGCTCAATGACAATCTGTGCCATCTCAATACCTTGACCCATCTTGATTTATCCCATAATAACCTTAAGGATGACGTACAt cacctgtataattttttagcgCAGCCCAATGTATTGacgcatttaaatttaattaacacggAAACTACGCTAGAAAAT atgtgGGGTGCCCTATTACGTGGATGTGCGGCACGACTTTCAGCGCTGTATGTGGGGCGAAACCCCTGGGCAATAGGGCGAAGGCCTAGAGATCCGCCACCATCATTTCGACAGTTTTTTACTGCGTGTTTGGCTCTTACGGATCTGGATTTCTCATATTGCAAGATGCCGCCTGATGCACTTAA GAGCCTCCTACTGGGTCTGGCGTGCAACGAGAGCGCGGCGGGCGTGAAGCTGAACGCGTCGGGCGCGCTCGCGTCGTCGCAGGCGGCGCACGTGCTCGAGTCGTGCATACACGGCGTGCGCTGCTTGCAGTCGCTCGACCTCTCCGATAATA GTATGGAATTTGAGTTATCTGGAATTGTAAGAGCAGTAGGAAAAAACCATTCCATAACGCATTTATCTTTAAGTAAACTAACAGGAAAGAGATCGTACGCCCCACCGCTAATACAG GCCTTAGTTCATGTTTTACAAGAACCGGACACAGCTTTAACATCTTTGGATCTCAGCGATTGTAAGCTTAAG GGTGATTTATACGGATTATTGAACGCGTTGGGTGGAGCACGACGCTTGCGCACTTTGGACGTGTGCGGCAACCTGGCGGGCGACGCGGGCGCCAGGCTGCTGGCAAAGGCCTTGCAGTGCAACTGCACTCTGCACACCCTGTATATAGATCGGAACGCGTTTAGCTTGCAAG GTCTGACGGACATAGCGACGGCGCTGCGGCGCTCGGTGAGCGTGCGGCGCGTGGAGTTCCCCGCCAGCGacgcggcggcgggcggccGCGGCGCCAGCGAGCGCGTCGCCGCGCTCTGGCGCGACCTGCACGAGCG ACTCGCAAGCAACAGCGCGGCGTCCCAAACGCACCGCTTGCGGGCTCTAGCGCTGGAGCGCGCGTGGGGCGGCGGAGAAGCGGGCGCGGCGCTCGCGGCGCAAGCGGCTGGAGCGctgccgcccgcgccgctgcCGCAGGCGCTGGAGCGCGCTGCAGCCGCTGCACACCACCTCCTGCATCAGTATCTGCAG CGCTGCGGCGAGGTGTTCGCAGCGATGGGCGGTACCAATGCTGCGGGAGAACTAGTGCCTCTTCAAGCTGTACGTGACGCGCTGGCACCCAGCTCCAATACTCTGCAGGACTTGCTCAA TGAGGCGGTAGAAAGTATGGCGCTAGCGGCGTGCGAGAGCGTGGAGAGTGCGGACAGTGAACACGCAATCAATACCGATCCGGACATACCCGATTTGCTCACACCTATCTCGCATTCTggg AAATTggattatttgaatttg GCGACGCCGCTgggcgggcggcggcgcgagcgcggcgggcggcgcgtgCGGCCCAAGTCGGTGGCGGAGCAGCAGTGCAGCAGCAACGAGATGCTGTCGCTGCCGCCGCTGCACGCCGAGGCGGCGGACGCGCTCGCCGACCTGCCCGCGCACAAGCTGCGCCACCTCGTCAAGG GGCGACCACGACGTGTAAAAACGAGAGCGCCGTCACGGCCCATAACGGACCAGTCCCAAGACATCGACGAAG GTCTGGAGGAGTTCTGGCGCACGTGCCGCACGCCGCCCGGCAGCGAGGAGGCGTCGTCGCTGTCGGCGCGCACGGCGCTCACGTCGCGCTCGCTGCACTCGCTGTCGTCGCTCGCGTCCGCTTCGCCCGCCTCGCCCGCCTCGCCCTCGCCGCTGCGCCACTCGCCCACGCTGCGCCGCGACGACACCAT gtACAGTGTAACATCCGGTGAAAGCACGCCAGTGTTATTAGAATGCG AAGTATCTCGCTGCAAGTCTTCCGACAATGTGGGCACCAAAGCTTCGTCGTCTACGCCACCGCCTTCCAGGTCTTCAGATAATGTGAACGCGATgg